The DNA segment GAGGATTCGGGCACCCGCTCGACCAGTACCGCCACCGAAGAGGAGATGCCGCTCCCCGCCGAATCGCGTTGGGTCGAATGGTTCGAACACGCTCGGATCGTGCAACATGGCGACGGTATGGAGCCCCGATTCGTGGGTCGTGGTCTCCTCGCCGAGCACCGGTTTCCGCGGTTGCACCGACTCTCCAAGCGTATCGAGAACGCGCTCACAAACGGGCACGAGTCGATTAGTCTCGATACCGAACTCGTAGCCGTGATCCGCCTCGCCGGCGACGACCACTTCCTCCAGCGCAGCGTTGCCGGCGCGTTCGCCGAGTGAGGCTACGCTGACGTCGGCTTTTGTGACGCCAGCCTCGAACGCGGCGAGCGTGTTGGCCGTGCCGACCCCCATATCGTCGTGAAAATGGACGCCGATCTGGTTGATGTCGACCGATTCGCCGAGCGCGTCGAGCGTCTCTTGCACCGTTTTCGGCGTCCGTGCACCCACCGTGTCAGCCAAGTTGATGTACTCCGGCACGGGGAACCGCTCGAAGAAGTCGACGAGATGGCCGATCTCAGTGCGAAATGCGTCCATAAGACTCACGTGAACCGTCAGTCCGTGCGTCTCCGCGTGTGTGACCGCTTCGTCCGCCATCGAAATCGCTTCCTCGCGGGACTTTCCGAGCGTGTGTTCTAGCTGTGAATCGGAGAGCGGCAGAATAATATCGACGATATCCGCTTCGGCGTCGATCGCCGCGTTGACGTCGTCCACGATGGAGCGCGCGAGACTGCTCGTCTCGGCGGAGACCGACGAGGCGAGTTGCCGCGATGCCTCGCGGTCCCGCTCCCCGGTGACCGCGAATCCAGTCTGAATATATGGGACTCCAAGATCGTCAAGCGCTTCGCCCGCCTCAACTTTCTGCTCAATCGAGTAGTCGCGACCGGGCATCTGGCTTGCCTCGCGAAGGGTCACGTCGTTGAGCAACATTAGATGACCCCCTCGCTCCGCAGCTTCTCGTACCTTGACTCCGAAACCCCGAGTTCGTCGAGATAGACTGCCTCGTTGTGCTGACCGTGTCGTGGACCCGCGTGATCGACGTATCCCGACGTCCGGGAGAACTTCGGCACCGTGTTCGCGGTCCGCAGTGTGCCGAGCTCGTCGTCGGTGACCTCGACGATGTCGTTGCGCGCGTCGTACTGTTCGTCCTCGAAGATCTCGCTCATGTCATAGATAGGTCCGACGATAGCGTCGGCGGCCTCCATCTCGGTGAGTACCCGTTCACGGCTCCGTTCACTGGTCCACTCCTCGATAACCGAATCGAGCGCCGCCGCGTTGTTCACGCGATCATCGTTCGTCTCGAATCGGGGGTCGTCGATGAGGTCGGGACGATCGATGGCGTGCATAACGTTCTCGAAGATGGGTTGTGAGGACGCCGAGAGCGCAATGTGGTTGTCGGCCGTCTCGTAGACGTTCCGTGGTGCCGCGCTCGAATGCTGATTGCCGGTCCGGGTCCGTCGCTTCCCGAGACGGTCGTAAGCCTCGACATCGCCCAGAAACAGCCGAAAGAGAGGTTCGTAGAGGCTCACATCGATAACCTGTCCCTCCCCGCTGCCGCCGATATCACGTTCGAATATCGCGAACATCGCCCCCTGGACGGCAAACTGTGCCGCGGTCAGGTCAGCGAGGCTTATCGGCGGCAACAGCGGCTCCCGGTCGGGGAAGCCATTCGCATTTGCCCACCCCGAGATCCCCTCGGCGATAGTTCCGAACCCCGCCTTGTCCGACCGTGGGCCGGTCTGTCCATAGCCCGAGAGCCGAACGACGATGAGTTCGGGGTTATGTTTACGCAGTGTCTCCGGCCCGAGGTCCCACCGTTCGAGCGTTCCCGGTCGGAAGTTCTCGAAGAAGAGGTCCGCGTCGTCGATCATCTTCAAGAGGAGGTCGCGGCCATCCGCCGCACTCAGGTCGAGCGTGATACACCGTTTGTTGCGGCCGGCCGACTTCCACCATAAGGAGGTATCCCCCTCGAACGGCGGCCACTCGCGGAGCGCGTCGCCGTGCTCGGGGTGTTCCACCATCACCACGTCCGCCCCGAAATCGGCTAACTGCGAGGTTGCGAACCCACCGCTGATCATCCCGGAGCAATCAACAACGTCGAGGCCGGCGAGGGGCCCCTGTGTGTTCCCTTTAGTCATCGTCGTACTTGTGAGATGTACGAGGCAGACATAGTTGGGTTCGAAGCCAACATAGCTCGGGTGTTTATGTATGTCGTTGGGGAGAGTCGACACACGCTTCATGCGTCGTTCGATGCTGAAACTGGGATTGGCGAACACAGTCTAGCGACTGCTGGCTCAAGAGGCTCATAGCGGGCGCAACGAATACTTCATATTCGTTATTGGCTTAGTCTCTGTCCGTGCTCGTAGCGACCCTCCACGTAGATCTTGACCGGGATCACGCACTTAGTGGTCTCGCGGAGATCCACGACAGGCCGTTCTCCATGTACCAGTTCGAGGTCCTCGCCGGGGACACGATCCGGTTCCTGATCAAGGCGGATGAACATCGCGATGCGATCGCTACATATCTGCATCAGTCTCCAGCGGTCGACTCTCTCGAAAACGTCGCAAAATCCCAACTGCTCGTCACCAAACGGTCGTCCGGGATCGTGCCGATACTTCGGAAGAACCACGGAATGCTCCAGCAGATGAGCCAGTTCCACGGCACCGTTCGCGTCATTGACGTCATCGTCTACAACCGCGACGACCTCAAGAGCATCATGGAGGAACTACAAGAACTTGGGTCGGTCCAGCTGAAGCAACTCAAGCCGTTCGGCGACCCTGCGTCGTCCCTCTCAAGCCGCCAGGCGGAGGTCCTCGAACTCGCCTACAACGCCGGCTACTACGACTGGCCTCGGCCGACGGATGCGGAGACATTGGCTGGCGAACTCGATATCAGCCACGCGACGTTTCTGGAGCATCTTAGAAAGGCCGAACGCAAGATTATGGACGAGGCACTCGGTGGAGCGGCACCGACACCGGAGATACCCCACGAAATCGAACTCTGACGCTGGCTACCGCCTCGGCAGGTAGTTCGTTACTATCTCTGGCGGCGTGCGCCTCAGCTATCGAGTGACGAACTCCTCGGACCACGATTGTAACGTCTCCTTCGCCGCTCCGGTCGTGCTGCCCACGTGGAGGATTCACGACGTCAAATCCACCATAAAACTGGTCAAGAGGCGTTGAGACACGTCCTCCGGAACATACTCTATCTCACCAACAATGTGCTTCACAAGAGCTTTTCCTTGAAACCGAGACACCTCATGACGTTCACTTACCGACGCGATAGCGTGTTCTTTAGGAAAATTCTCTCGTCATTGACGATAATTGCCCATCGTCTCGACCGACCAATTCGAAAGGACAACAGCCCGCCGATTCGCTTGCCGTAAGCGAAATTGAGAAGCGACTATCAGGGGGCTCGCAGACTTTTGGTTGAGTTTTTGTTAGCGACGACGCAGCTGTCGCGCGACACTAGGTCATACTGAATGCGACTACCTGTGGATCTTCCGAGCTACAACGCGAAGCCGTCGGTAATCTGCGATCCACGTCCCGTCTCGGAACTGATCTTCTCGAAGGCGATCTTCAACAGAAGCGATGACCGCTGACTGTTCGTCGTCTGGGATCGCAGATAGGAAACTGTCACCGAACATGCCGAGCCATTCAGCGAGTCCGTCGGTACCGCTATCGAGTTCAGTTGGTCGGTCAAAGAGCGTCGCGTAGCGTGTTTCGAGATCGTGTGATTCCAACTTCGAGGTGTATTCCCCGATACTCGGGAAGTACCATGGACTCTCGACATCATAACCGCGTACGGCCGCCTCTTCACGAACTGCGTCAATAATGGCGGCGACGTTTCCTGTCCCACCCAGCTCAGCGACGAACCGGCCACCAGGAACGAGTGTATCGGAGACCGAATCGAGAACGGCATCCTGTTCTGGAATCCAGTGGAGTGCCGCGTTGGAAAACACGGCATCGAACGGATCACCGAACGAGAACCTGCGGGCATCTTCATTGACGAACTCGTAGGCGGGATAAGCATCCTGGGCCTTCTCGACCATTTCTTCAGAGGCGTCAAGACCGACGGTATCCGCCCCTGACTTGGCAATACGATCTGTGAGATGGCCGGTCCCACAGCCGAGGTCAAGTATTCGCTCCCCCTGTTCTGGCTCCAGAAGATCCACCACCCCTTCACCGTACTCGAAGACGAAGGAGTGTCCCTCATCATAGCTATCGGTATTCCACTCGTTCACTGATTTACCGTCCGGTCCACCCATGTCATCACTACTCTATACGTTCACACTTATCTTTTGAACTATCAGGAACCAGTTCTCACTCCGCTAAATTTGGCCACAGAAGTGTCTCTACAGGTAAACTATGCACATCAGATCGCTCGATGATATGATTATACCACCTCCTCAGTCTTGTATTTCTCAATGTGAACGCATTGGTCGGCGAAGGTCATGACATGGCCTCTAGTTGAACAACGAGTGGATTCAGTCTTTATCGGTCGCATTGCGCATCTCCGGCCCAAACCGGATATTTTCATTGATAGTCTTCCAAAGGAACAACCGATTGCGTTTCTTCCGAAGCATTTCCACCAGTAATAGCGGAATCTCCGTTTGAG comes from the Halococcus hamelinensis 100A6 genome and includes:
- a CDS encoding LeuA family protein; translated protein: MLLNDVTLREASQMPGRDYSIEQKVEAGEALDDLGVPYIQTGFAVTGERDREASRQLASSVSAETSSLARSIVDDVNAAIDAEADIVDIILPLSDSQLEHTLGKSREEAISMADEAVTHAETHGLTVHVSLMDAFRTEIGHLVDFFERFPVPEYINLADTVGARTPKTVQETLDALGESVDINQIGVHFHDDMGVGTANTLAAFEAGVTKADVSVASLGERAGNAALEEVVVAGEADHGYEFGIETNRLVPVCERVLDTLGESVQPRKPVLGEETTTHESGLHTVAMLHDPSVFEPFDPTRFGGERHLLFGGGTGRAGARILIERAGSEPTDERIDEVLSSLEREGPLTLDQATDLAERD
- a CDS encoding CaiB/BaiF CoA transferase family protein, with translation MTKGNTQGPLAGLDVVDCSGMISGGFATSQLADFGADVVMVEHPEHGDALREWPPFEGDTSLWWKSAGRNKRCITLDLSAADGRDLLLKMIDDADLFFENFRPGTLERWDLGPETLRKHNPELIVVRLSGYGQTGPRSDKAGFGTIAEGISGWANANGFPDREPLLPPISLADLTAAQFAVQGAMFAIFERDIGGSGEGQVIDVSLYEPLFRLFLGDVEAYDRLGKRRTRTGNQHSSAAPRNVYETADNHIALSASSQPIFENVMHAIDRPDLIDDPRFETNDDRVNNAAALDSVIEEWTSERSRERVLTEMEAADAIVGPIYDMSEIFEDEQYDARNDIVEVTDDELGTLRTANTVPKFSRTSGYVDHAGPRHGQHNEAVYLDELGVSESRYEKLRSEGVI
- a CDS encoding helix-turn-helix domain-containing protein translates to MLVATLHVDLDRDHALSGLAEIHDRPFSMYQFEVLAGDTIRFLIKADEHRDAIATYLHQSPAVDSLENVAKSQLLVTKRSSGIVPILRKNHGMLQQMSQFHGTVRVIDVIVYNRDDLKSIMEELQELGSVQLKQLKPFGDPASSLSSRQAEVLELAYNAGYYDWPRPTDAETLAGELDISHATFLEHLRKAERKIMDEALGGAAPTPEIPHEIEL
- a CDS encoding class I SAM-dependent methyltransferase — encoded protein: MGGPDGKSVNEWNTDSYDEGHSFVFEYGEGVVDLLEPEQGERILDLGCGTGHLTDRIAKSGADTVGLDASEEMVEKAQDAYPAYEFVNEDARRFSFGDPFDAVFSNAALHWIPEQDAVLDSVSDTLVPGGRFVAELGGTGNVAAIIDAVREEAAVRGYDVESPWYFPSIGEYTSKLESHDLETRYATLFDRPTELDSGTDGLAEWLGMFGDSFLSAIPDDEQSAVIASVEDRLREDQFRDGTWIADYRRLRVVARKIHR